TCGGGCCGTGGGCCGCACGGCTGATGACCACGCACGCGTGGCGCTCCTACGAGCGGCTGGACCGCGTGCACTGGACCCGGCTTGCCGCGGCGATGACGTTCACGAGCTTCGTGGCGCTGTTCCCGCTGCTGACCGTGGCGGCCGCGATCGCCGCCGCCACGCTCGGCACCGACCGGCAGAAGGAGCTGGAGGACCGGATCGCCGAGCAGATCCCCGGCATCTCCGACCAGCTCGACATCGCCGGGCTGGTCCACAACGCGGGCACCGTCGGGATCATCGCCGGTGCCCTGCTGCTGTTCACCGGCATCGGGTGGGTCGGCTCGATGCGGGAGTGCCTGCGGGCGGTGTGGGAACTGCCCGACGACGAGGAGAACCCGATCCTGCGCAAGGTCAAGGACGGCGGAGTCCTGGTCGGGCTCGGCGGCGCGGTCCTGGTCACCCTCGTCGCCTCCACGGTCGCCTCGGCGGCGGTCGGCTGGACCGCCCGCCACCTGGGCCTGGAGGAACAGGGCTGGGGCAGCGCGCTGTTGCGGATCGCCGCGTTCGCCGTGGCCGTCCTCGCCGACTTCCTGGTACTGCTGTACGTCCTGTCGCTGCTGCCCGGCGTCGAACCGAGCAGGCACCGGCTGCTGGTCGGCGCGCTGGTCGGGGCGATCGGCTTCGAGCTGCTGAAGCTGCTGCTGAGCGGCTATGTGCAGGGCGTGGCCGCGAAGAGCATGTACGGCGCCTTCGGCGTGCCGGTCGCCCTGCTGCTGTGGATCAACTTCACCTGCAAGCTGGTGCTGTTCTGCGCCGCCTGGACGGCGACGCCCGGCAAGCGGGCGGCCGGGATCACCGCCGGCGACGCACCAGGTCCGGCAGCGGCCAGCGGCGGTTGACCAGGAACGTGCCCCCGACGAGCAGCACCAGCAGCCCGCCCGCGATCCCCAGGGCGATCCCCATGCCGGTGGAGCCGCTCTCGGTCGCGGCGCTCGCCACCGGCGCCCTGGAGGTACCGCCGGCCGCGGCGCCGCCGGCCTCACCCGTGTCCGCGGGGGCGGTGGCCGTGGCACCCGGCCGGCCGTCGGACCGGACGGCGCCCCTGGGCGGCACCAGCTCGCCGACCGGCTCGACCTTCCCGGCCGCCTGGAAACCCCAGTCGAAGAGCCGCGCGGTCTCCTTGTAGACCTCGTTGTGCTCGTCCTTCTGCGGGTTCATCACCGTGACGAGCAGCACCCTGCCGTCACGTTCGGCGACCCCGGTGAAGGTGGCGCCGGCGTTGGTGGTGTTGCCGTTCTTGACGCCCGCGATGCCCTGGTACTGGGTGATGTCGTAGTCGCCGGTGAGCAGCCGGTTGGTGTTCTGGATCTCGAAGGTCTCGCGGACCGTGCGGCCCTTCTTGTTCTTCTTCGTCTCGCCGGGGAACTTGGCGGTCAGCGTGGAGCAGTACTCCCGGAAGTCCTTCTTCTGCAGCCCGGAGCGGGCGATCAGGGTCAGGTCGTAGGCGGAGGAGACCTGTCCGGGTGCGTCGTAGCCGTCCGGGCTGACCACGTGGGTGTCGAGGGCCTGCAGCTCCTCGGCGTGCTCGTTCATCTCCCGGACGGTCTTGTCCAGACCGTCGTTCATCGCGGACAGCACGTGCACCGCGTCGTTGCCGGACCGCAGGAAGACGCCGAGCCACAGGTCGTGGACGGTGTAGGTCTCGTCCTCCTTTATGCCGACCAGGCTGGAGCCGGCGCCGACGTCCGCGAGGTCCTCGGGCGCGACCTTGTACGTCATGGAACTGGGGAACTTCGGCAGCAGGGTGTCGGCGAACAGCATCTTCAGCGTGCTGGCCGGGGCGAGCCGCCAGTGCGCGTTGTGCGCGGCCAGCACCTCGCCGGACTCGGCGTCGGCGACGATCCACGACCGCGCGGTGACGTCCTTCGGCAGCACCGGCACCCCGCTCGCCAGGTTCACCTGGGTGCCCGGCTGCCCGAGCCGCGTCCCGCCGACGGTCGACATGTTCGCCGGGGGAGCGGCCGACCGGGCGGCGCCGGGGCTCGCGCTCGCCGACGGGCCGGGCGACGGGGCGGCGAGGGCGGCGGGAGCGGTCAGCGAGAGGGACAGCAGGGTCGCGGAAGCGACCAGCAGGGACCGCCTGACGGTCTTCTGGGGTGCGGGCACGAGCGAGAACGTACAGGGCCGCCGCGCGGAAGTCCCACCCCCCTCTCCACCCCGGCCGGGGAACCGGCCACCGGGCGGCGATACTGAACGCATGAAACTCAGCCGCCCGATCTCCTGGTTCCTGCTCGCCTTCGGGGTGTGGAGCTGGGTCATCTGGGTCACTTTCGTCAAAAACCTGATCAAGGACGGCAGTGGGCTCGCGTTCGACGACGGTCGCCCGACGGCGTACTTCTGGGTGCACCTGCTGCTCGCCGTCGTCTCCTTCCTCTTGGGGACGGCCATCGGGGTCATCGGGTTGCGCGGACTGCGCGCACTGCGCCGTACGTCATAGCGGCCGCCGGACCACGACCCCCCTCCCCGCCCTCCAGGAGAGAGCAACGGCATGGTGATCGTCTTCCTGCTCGTCACGGTGAGCGTCCTCGTGGCGGGCAACTGGTACCTGTGGCGCCGCCTGTTCCGCGACACCACCCGCGCCCCGGGAGCGGTCCGCCGCGCGGGCGCGGCGCTGATCGCGGGCGGCTGGCTGCTGGCGGTGGGCGCGCTGGTCGCCGAACGGGCCGGCGCCCCGTTCTGGCTCCAGCGCACCCTCGCCTGGCCGGGGTTCCTCTGGCTGGCCCTGTCGATGTACCTGCTGCTCGCCCTGCTGGCCGGTGAGGTGGTGCGGCCGGTGCTGCGCCGCCTCCTGGAACGCCGGGACCGCGCGCGCACGCCCGCGGCGGCCGGGGCCAGGCAGCCGGAGCCGATACCGACCGGCGCGCCCCCCGCACAGCCGGAGGCCGCCGGTACACCGGACGAGCCCGGGACGGCGCAGGGAACGGACGGGACCGCGGGCACGCGGAGCGCCGAGGCGACCGAGGGGGCCCGGCCGCCCGCCCCCGCGGCTCCCTCCCGCCGGCTCTTCGTCTCCCGGGTGGTGGCCGGTGCCGCCGCCGCGGCGGCCGTCGGCACGGTCGGCTACGGCTCCTACGGAGTGCTGCGCGGCCCGCGGGTGAAGCGGGTCACCGTCCCGCTCGCCAAGCTCCCGCGCGGGGCGCACGGTTTCCGGATCGCGGTGGTCAGCGACATCCACCTGGGTCCGGTGCTCGGCCGCGGCTTCGCCCAGAAGGTCGTCGACACGATCAACTCCACCCAGCCCGACCTGATCGCGGTCGTCGGCGACCTCGTCGACGGCAGCGTGAAGGACCTCGGGCCCGCCGCGGCCCCCCTGGCCGAGCTGAGGGCCCGTCACGGGGCGTACTTCGTCACCGGCAACCACGAGTACTTCTCCGGCGCCGAGCAGTGGGTCGAGGAGGTGCGGCGGCTGGGCCTGCGCCCGCTGGAGAACGACCGCACCGAGCTGCCCTTCTTCGACCTCGCGGGCGTCAACGACGTGGCCGGCGAGAGCGAGGGGCAGGGCCCCGACTTCGGCAGGGCGCTCGGCGACCGGGACACCGCACGCGCGTGCGTGCTGCTCGCCCACCAGCCGGTGCAGATCCACGACGCCGTGGAGCACGGCGTCGACCTCCAGCTCTCCGGCCACACCCACGGCGGCCAGCTCTGGCCCGGCAGCCTGCTGGCGTCCGCCGCCAACCCCACCGTGGCGGGCCTGGAGCGGTACGGCGACACCCAGCTGTACGTCAGCCGCGGCGCGGGGGCGTGGGGGCCGCCGACCCGGGTGGGAGCCCCCTCGGACATCACCGTGGTGGAGCTGGCGTCCCGCCGGGCGTGACCGCGCGCTCCGAGCGAACCATGGCCTGATCTCGATGGCACACCCGACCACCGCACCGCCGCATCCGCCCAACCCGCACCGGGCGACCGCCCGGCACCGCACCATGTGTCAGAGGTGTGAGGGGGGTGAGGAGCGGCAGTGATGAGGCGCTACGCGTTCCGGCTGCCCCGGCACCCGGGTTCCGTCGGCCTCGCCCGGCGCCGGGTGCGGGACCACCTGGCCGCCTGGGGGCACGGCCCGGACGACCCCGCGCTCGGCGACGCCGCGCTGCTGGTGTCCGAACTCGCCACCAACGCCCTGCGCCACGGGCCCCACGCGCAGGGCGAGTTCGAGGTCGCGGTCACCGCGCTGGCCGACGGCTCCTGTCTCCTGGAGGTCTCCGACGAGGGCCGGGCGGCCCCCCGGATGCGGACGCCGGAGCCCTGGGAGGAGAGCGGCCGGGGCCTGCACCTGGTGGAGCACGTCGCCGCCGCCTGGGGCGTGTGGAGCCGGGGCGGCCACGGGAAGACCGTGTGGGCCCTGATCGCCCCCGCCCACTCCTGAGCGCGAACCGGTGTGCGCGGGCGTGCGCCGGTCAGGAACCCGCCGTCTTGCGGCCGGGGTCGGGCAGCGCCCGGGTCATGCCCGGCAGGAAGTCGGTGAACAGCTCGTGGACCTCCCGCACCAGCGGGCGCAGCACCCGGAACCGGGCCAGCGACACGCCCCGCGCGGTGAGCCGGGCCCCGCGCTCGGCGAGCCGGTAGCTGCGCTCCCGGCCCTCGGTGCGGTCGAAGATCCAGTACAGGCACAGGCCCATCTGGGACAGCCACATCAGCTCGGGCAGGGCATCCCTCAGTTCCTCGGGCACCTTGGTCTTCGTCGCGCCCGCCAGCACGTCCCGGTGGACGCTGATGGCCTCCTCGCGCGCGTGCTCCGACTCGGGGGAGAACGGGCTGAGCGGGCTGTCGGGGTCGGCGGCGTTCTTGAAGAACTGCACCGCGAACTCGTGGTAGGGCGACGCCACGTCCAGCCAGGCCTTCAGCACGCCCGCCAGCCGCGCCTCCAGGTCGCTCTCCCGGGCCAGGATCTCCCGGACCGCCGCCTGGTGATCGGCGGCGATCCGGTCGTAGAAGCCCTGGATCAGGTGCTCCTTGCCGGCGAAGTAGTAGTAGGCGTTGCCGACCGAGACCCCGGCCTCCTGGGCGATGGCCCGCATGGTCGTCTTGTCGTAGCCGCGCTCCTGGAACAGCCGCATTGCCGTCTCCAGGATCAGCGCACGGGTCTGCTCGGACTTGCTGGGCGGGTCGCCCGCACCGGGCGTGTCGTTCATGGCAGGCACGGTAGGAGAGCCTAGTCAGTGCCCGGGCGGCCTACCGACCGGTGGGGCAGGCCCCGCCGGCGCAGCCGGGCGGGTGGTGCCTCCAGCCGGAGCCGGGGTCGTACACCCACCCGTCCGCGCGGCGGTAGGCCTCCCCGCCCCACCGCGCACCCCGCCACTTCGCCGCCGCCAGCACCGCGCCCCTGGCCAGCAGCGCCCCCGTCGGGGTGCTGAGGCGATGCGCGAGTCCCCTGTGCTCGCGCAGCGCCCACAACGTCACGATCCACGCGGCCGTCCCCTGATACACCTGTCCGGCGTCCCCGACGACGGTGATCTCGTCGAGGGTGGCGCCGTGGTCCAGGCCGGGGAAGCGCCGCCGGGCCTCGGCGGAGGCCGCGGGCAGCGGCTCCAGCGGGACCAGCTGCGGCTGCCGCACCAGCCAGTCGCGCAGGAAGGCGCACAGACCGCACTCGGCGTCGTACAGGACGGTGAGCCGGCGGACCGGGACGCGCGAGGCGTCCCGGTCCGCGGCGGTGGTCACGGCTCCCCCCGCGGCGGTGGTCACCGCGCTCACGCCCCGGCCGTGGGGGCGGCCCAGCCCTGCGGCGGGACCGGCGGGAGCTGCTCGCGCTCCATCACCCCGCGCCGCCGGATGCGGTTGAGCACGTACACGTTGCCCAGGTGCATGACGCCCAGCACCAGCAGCACCACGCCCAGCTTGGTCGACAGCGCCTCGAAGATCCCGCGCGTGTCGGTGACGGTCTCCTCGTCGCCCAGGTAGAGGGCCACGAAGCCCAGGTTGACCAGGTAGAAGCCGACCACGAGGAGGTGGTTGACGGCGTCGGCGAGCTTTTCGTTGCCGTGCAGCACATCGGCGAGGAAGACCCGCCCGTTGCGGCTCAGCGTGCGGGCCACCCAGACGGTCAGGGCGATGCTCACCAGCAGGTAGATGACGTAGGCGACGACCGTACGGTCCATGTCCCCCACCCTTTCTTGAACGCGTTCAAAACGCTGACAGGGCAGACTCTAGACCTGTTTTTGAACGTGTTCAACCAAGGGGGGCCGCACCGTCGGTGTGACCCGCGCCGCACCGGTGCCGTGCGGACCGCTCAGGGCCGGCGCCCCAGTTCCGGCCGCTTGCCGTAGTCCGTGAACCCGAGGACGTTGCCCCATGGGTCGGCGATCTCCACCGTCCAGCCGGTGGCTACGGGGGCGGGCTCCTCCAGCGGCGTGATGCCCGCGTGGGCCAGTGCCCGCGCGGCGGCCCGGGCGTCCGGCACCTCCAGCCACACCCGCGGGGACGGCCACGGCGGCGGCCGGTGCCCGAACCCCTCCTCCCTGCGCAGCAGCAGGCCCGGGGTCTCGCCCCCCACCTTCAGCAGGGCGATGCCGGCCTCGTCGAGCCGGAAGGCGGTCGTGAACCCGGCGCGTTCGTAGAACGTCACCGCCTCGGCGAGGTCGCCGACGGGCAGCAGCACGTTGTCGAAGCCGAGCAGCTCGTACGACTGGTCGTCTGACATACCGTCAGAATAGGGCGGAAGGCGGCCGGATCCCGGCATTGCCGGTGGCGGCCCGCACCGACGCCCGCCCGGCAGCGGTGACGTTCGCCGAGACGGCGCCCGCGCGAAGCCGCGAGAACGGCCCCGGGCGCACCGCGCGGCGCCCCTGCGGCTGCCCGCTCCGGCGGAGCCCGGCCGGGGCCGGCCCGGGGACGACGCGGGCCCCGCCTCCCCAGGGGGAGACGGGGCCCGGAAAGGGTCGACCCGAGGATCAGTAGCGGCGCGTGATCAGCGCCCGCTTCACTTCCTGGATCGCCTTGGTGACCTCGATACCGCGCGGGCAGGCGTCCGTGCAGTTGAACGTCGTGCGGCAGCGCCAGACGCCGTCCTTGTCGTTGAGGATCTCCAGGCGCTGCTCGCCCGCCTCGTCACGCGAGTCGAAGATGAAGCGGTGCGCGTTGACGATGGCGGCCGGGCCGAAGTACTGGCCGTCGTTCCAGAACACCGGGCACGAGGTGGTGCAGGCGGCGCACAGGATGCACTTCGTGGTGTCGTCGAAGCGCTCGCGGTCCTCGGCCGACTGGAGCCGCTCACGGGTCGGCTCGTTGGTGT
Above is a genomic segment from Streptomyces glaucescens containing:
- a CDS encoding YihY/virulence factor BrkB family protein, whose product is MDWLKNLPVVGPWAARLMTTHAWRSYERLDRVHWTRLAAAMTFTSFVALFPLLTVAAAIAAATLGTDRQKELEDRIAEQIPGISDQLDIAGLVHNAGTVGIIAGALLLFTGIGWVGSMRECLRAVWELPDDEENPILRKVKDGGVLVGLGGAVLVTLVASTVASAAVGWTARHLGLEEQGWGSALLRIAAFAVAVLADFLVLLYVLSLLPGVEPSRHRLLVGALVGAIGFELLKLLLSGYVQGVAAKSMYGAFGVPVALLLWINFTCKLVLFCAAWTATPGKRAAGITAGDAPGPAAASGG
- a CDS encoding ATP-binding protein — protein: MMRRYAFRLPRHPGSVGLARRRVRDHLAAWGHGPDDPALGDAALLVSELATNALRHGPHAQGEFEVAVTALADGSCLLEVSDEGRAAPRMRTPEPWEESGRGLHLVEHVAAAWGVWSRGGHGKTVWALIAPAHS
- a CDS encoding VOC family protein, translating into MSDDQSYELLGFDNVLLPVGDLAEAVTFYERAGFTTAFRLDEAGIALLKVGGETPGLLLRREEGFGHRPPPWPSPRVWLEVPDARAAARALAHAGITPLEEPAPVATGWTVEIADPWGNVLGFTDYGKRPELGRRP
- a CDS encoding SCO4848 family membrane protein, with the protein product MKLSRPISWFLLAFGVWSWVIWVTFVKNLIKDGSGLAFDDGRPTAYFWVHLLLAVVSFLLGTAIGVIGLRGLRALRRTS
- a CDS encoding TetR/AcrR family transcriptional regulator, which produces MPAMNDTPGAGDPPSKSEQTRALILETAMRLFQERGYDKTTMRAIAQEAGVSVGNAYYYFAGKEHLIQGFYDRIAADHQAAVREILARESDLEARLAGVLKAWLDVASPYHEFAVQFFKNAADPDSPLSPFSPESEHAREEAISVHRDVLAGATKTKVPEELRDALPELMWLSQMGLCLYWIFDRTEGRERSYRLAERGARLTARGVSLARFRVLRPLVREVHELFTDFLPGMTRALPDPGRKTAGS
- a CDS encoding thiol-disulfide oxidoreductase DCC family protein, translating into MTTAADRDASRVPVRRLTVLYDAECGLCAFLRDWLVRQPQLVPLEPLPAASAEARRRFPGLDHGATLDEITVVGDAGQVYQGTAAWIVTLWALREHRGLAHRLSTPTGALLARGAVLAAAKWRGARWGGEAYRRADGWVYDPGSGWRHHPPGCAGGACPTGR
- a CDS encoding metallophosphoesterase translates to MVIVFLLVTVSVLVAGNWYLWRRLFRDTTRAPGAVRRAGAALIAGGWLLAVGALVAERAGAPFWLQRTLAWPGFLWLALSMYLLLALLAGEVVRPVLRRLLERRDRARTPAAAGARQPEPIPTGAPPAQPEAAGTPDEPGTAQGTDGTAGTRSAEATEGARPPAPAAPSRRLFVSRVVAGAAAAAAVGTVGYGSYGVLRGPRVKRVTVPLAKLPRGAHGFRIAVVSDIHLGPVLGRGFAQKVVDTINSTQPDLIAVVGDLVDGSVKDLGPAAAPLAELRARHGAYFVTGNHEYFSGAEQWVEEVRRLGLRPLENDRTELPFFDLAGVNDVAGESEGQGPDFGRALGDRDTARACVLLAHQPVQIHDAVEHGVDLQLSGHTHGGQLWPGSLLASAANPTVAGLERYGDTQLYVSRGAGAWGPPTRVGAPSDITVVELASRRA
- a CDS encoding D-alanyl-D-alanine carboxypeptidase family protein translates to MPAPQKTVRRSLLVASATLLSLSLTAPAALAAPSPGPSASASPGAARSAAPPANMSTVGGTRLGQPGTQVNLASGVPVLPKDVTARSWIVADAESGEVLAAHNAHWRLAPASTLKMLFADTLLPKFPSSMTYKVAPEDLADVGAGSSLVGIKEDETYTVHDLWLGVFLRSGNDAVHVLSAMNDGLDKTVREMNEHAEELQALDTHVVSPDGYDAPGQVSSAYDLTLIARSGLQKKDFREYCSTLTAKFPGETKKNKKGRTVRETFEIQNTNRLLTGDYDITQYQGIAGVKNGNTTNAGATFTGVAERDGRVLLVTVMNPQKDEHNEVYKETARLFDWGFQAAGKVEPVGELVPPRGAVRSDGRPGATATAPADTGEAGGAAAGGTSRAPVASAATESGSTGMGIALGIAGGLLVLLVGGTFLVNRRWPLPDLVRRRR